In a single window of the Clarias gariepinus isolate MV-2021 ecotype Netherlands chromosome 16, CGAR_prim_01v2, whole genome shotgun sequence genome:
- the LOC128544881 gene encoding mpv17-like protein, giving the protein MRMRKVFPWLANVSLYGCLYGSGDVIYQRATQQQLGTEIDWKRTRNVALVTFCFHGNWNYFWLRALERRFPGRSLAMVLSKVALDQSFSLPIVTSVFYTGVSVLEGKEDVFEDWRKKFLNTYKTGLMYWPFMQVLNFVYMPLYLRTFFMGCSAFLWSMFLCFSQRSGDGTAGTALNWLTATEKQIMSQSPNGQK; this is encoded by the exons ATGAGGATGAGGAAGGTGTTCCCATGGCTGGCCAACGTGTCCCTGTACGGCTGTCTGTACGGGAGCGGTGATGTGATTTATCAGCGCGCTACTCAGCAGCAGCTCGGCACCGAGATCGACTGGAAGCGCACGAGGAACGTGGCGCTGGTGACGTTTTGTTTCCATGGCAACTGGAACTACTTCTGGCTGCGCGCCCTCGAGCGCCGGTTCCCGGGCCGGTCCCTGGCCATGGTGCTGTCCAAGGTAGCGCTGGATCAGAGCTTCTCCTTGCCTATAGTCACCAGCGTCTTCTACACAG gtgTGAGTGTGCTGGAGGGCAAAGAGGACGTCTTTGAAGACTGGAGGAAGAAATTCCTTAACACATATAAG ACTGGACTCATGTACTGGCCCTTTATGCAG GTCCTGAACTTTGTGTACATGCCGCTGTACCTGCGCACCTTTTTCATGGGCTGCTCGGCGTTCCTGTGGTCCATGTTCCTGTGTTTCTCGCAGCGGAGCGGCGACGGCACGGCGGGCACGGCTCTCAACTGGTTAACCGCCACTGAGAAACAGATCATGAGCCAAAGCCCTAATGGACAGAAGTAA
- the si:dkeyp-72e1.6 gene encoding transmembrane protein 238-like — protein sequence MEDSVVGGLGRCSCAFWLAVAFDVCGLLVLLAGVFADIFFYDFLIYAGAIVIFLSLIWWVFWYTGNIEVPPEELEDDVGLLKKKDRGLSGVLRRFSSRLRSSVRRDGGAAGAGRASRSQHGGRGTVAVSLPMTGPPPPPAPPPPHHQHLSTVSASVDTETAPI from the coding sequence ATGGAGGACTCGGTTGTGGGCGGGCTGGGCCGCTGCTCGTGCGCCTTCTGGCTGGCCGTGGCGTTCGACGTGTGCGGCCTGCTCGTGCTCCTCGCGGGGGTTTTCGCCGACATCTTCTTCTACGACTTTCTGATCTACGCGGGCGCCATCGTCATCTTCCTCAGCCTGATCTGGTGGGTGTTCTGGTACACGGGGAACATCGAGGTTCCCCCGGAGGAGCTGGAGGACGACGTGGGCCTGCTGAAGAAGAAGGACCGAGGTCTGAGCGGGGTCCTCAGGAGGTTCTCGAGCCGCCTCAGGAGCTCCGTGAGGAGGGACGGGGGAGCCGCCGGGGCCGGTCGGGCGTCACGGAGCCAACATGGCGGCCGGGGGACCGTGGCGGTGAGCCTGCCCATGACCGgaccaccaccacctccagcacctcctcctcctcatcaccaACACCTGAGCACAGTGTCAGCCTCGGTGGACACAGAAACCGCACCCATATGA
- the slc16a6b gene encoding solute carrier family 16 member 6b, with product MQGTMPAMPSCMKPNVYPQAPDGGWGWVVAVAFFFVEVFTYGIIKIFGIFLQDMTNHFGETNSRVSWIVSICVFVMSFTAPLSSVLSNRFGFRPVVMVGGVLISLGTITTAFATSINQMYITTGLVTGLGYCLTFLPTVTILSQYFNKRRSLVTSFASTGECFSLFALAPAFSALKEQVGWRNCMIVIGILQASVIACGAVLRPIVIQPEGSKLEEEPEGPQSPLKPNPENKYELENEFTRTSLDSVDSGVQSISSVGQNTASTEISDADPQEGAGRSDDDQALSSTPLKQSQTLKRKRRIDLSLLKDASFIFYSLFGLFATLGFFAPQLYVIELSVSYGVQRNKATYMLSIMAAAEILGRLSIGWVMNRRPIRKIYILLICTALLGLVLALFPAASSHFWALTSCCVACGFLFGTVASTHIPMLAEDDVLGMQRMTMGAGVYVFIQSFAGLGGPPLAGMLVDVTKDYGSAFYSSAAGVCVGTVFLSLVRPAKTGWTCCRRDIRKGVQQEQEVMPDDFLEVDINLESSEATETAKNTAQV from the exons ATGCAGGGAACGATGCCCGCTATGCCCAGCTGCATGAAACCCAACGTTTACCCACAGGCCCCTGACGGAGGCTGGGGTTGGGTTGTAGCCGTGGCTTTCTTCTTTGTCGAGGTTTTCACCTATGGCATCATCAAGATTTTTGGCATCTTCTTGCAGGACATGACCAACCATTTCGGAGAGACGAACAGCCGGGTGTCCTGGATCGTCTCCATCTGCGTATTCGTCATGTCTTTCACAG CTCCTCTGTCGTCTGTGCTCAGTAACCGGTTTGGATTTCGGCCGGTCGTCATGGTCGGAGGTGTCCTGATCAGTCTGGGTACCATCACCACCGCCTTCGCAACGTCCATCAATCAGATGTACATCACCACAGGCCTCGTTACAG GCCTTGGTTACTGCCTCACCTTTCTGCCCACCGTCACCATCCTCTCGCAGTACTTCAACAAGCGCAGATCGCTCGTCACATCCTTCGCCTCCACCGGAGAGTGCTTTTCCCTTTTTGCCTTAGCTCCAG cctTCAGCGCTTTGAAAGAACAAGTTGGCTGGCGAAACTGCATGATTGTAATAGGGATCCTACAGGCGTCTGTGATTGCCTGCGGAGCCGTGCTCAGACCGATTGTCATACAGCCTGAAGGTTCCAAGCTGGAAGAGGAACCGGAAGGTCCTCAGTCTCCCCTTAAACCCAATCCCGAAAACAAATATGAGCTAGAGAACGAGTTCACGCGCACGTCTCTGGACTCCGTCGACTCCGGCGTTCAGTCCATCTCCTCAGTGGGGCAAAACACAGCGTCTACCGAGATCTCTGACGCAGACCCGCAGGAGGGGGCGGGGAGAAGCGATGACGATCAGGCGCTGTCTTCCACTCCTCTAAAGCAAAGTCAGACTCTGAAGAGAAAAAGGAGGATTGATCTTTCGCTGCTGAAAGACGCCAGTTTTATTTTCTACTCCCTCTTCGGCCTCTTCGCGACCCTGGGCTTTTTCGCCCCGCAGCTCTACGTGATCGAGCTGAGTGTGTCGTACGGGGTCCAGCGCAACAAGGCCACCTACATGCTTTCCATCATGGCCGCGGCCGAGATCTTGGGACGGCTGTCTATAGGCTGGGTGATGAACCGCAGACCCATCCGGAAAATCTACATCCTGCTGATCTGCACGGCGCTCCTAGGCCTGGTGCTGGCACTCTTCCCTGCTGCCTCATCGCACTTCTGGGCGCTCACCTCCTGCTGCGTCGCCTGCGGCTTTCTGTTCGGCACGGTCGCCTCTACTCACATCCCCATGCTGGCCGAGGACGACGTGTTGGGCATGCAGAGGATGACAATGGGCGCTGGAGTTTACGTTTTCATCCAGAGCTTTGCCGGTCTCGGCGGTCCACCGCTCGCAG gcatGTTGGTGGACGTGACGAAGGATTACGGCTCGGCGTTTTACTCCAGCGCGGCCGGAGTGTGTGTCGGCACTGTTTTTCTCTCGTTAGTACGACCGGCTAAAACCGGTTGGACCTGCTGCAGGAGGGACATCAGAAAGGGTGTACAACAGGAACAGGAAGTGATGCCAGATGACTTCCTGGAAGTGGACATAAATCTGGAAAGCAGCGAGGCGACGGAGACAGCGAAGAACACGGCACAAGTCTGA